A portion of the Salmo trutta chromosome 1, fSalTru1.1, whole genome shotgun sequence genome contains these proteins:
- the LOC115194231 gene encoding NADH dehydrogenase [ubiquinone] 1 alpha subcomplex assembly factor 4: MGARVARLFRNFNLENRVHREIGKAKPEVAPRHLTHIDPVQSTEVTEINDAIHKRNDPLLGLLKSVYVESKDPTEAPKEITEENVEERRPLKFSLPGDPYGIVEITDVPKGKLSIVEALKALNNHKNAPQTWTLDKVAQEYSLDLRDTKALLEHFIPFEVKIIPPKTKDDAKQIKDT, translated from the exons ATGGGGGCACGCGTTGCACGGTTGTTTAGGAATTTTAATTTAGAAAACCGAGTACATCGTGAGATTGGGAAGGCAAAACCTGAGGTGGCACCCCGACATTTGACCCATATTGACCCTGTTCAGAGTACAGAGG TTACTGAGATCAATGATGCCATCCACAAGAGAAACGACCCCCTCCTGGGGTTGCTGAAGTCGGTGTATGTGGAATCAAAGGATCCAACCGAG GCTCCAAAGGAGATCACTGAGGAGAACGTGGAGGAGCGCAGACCACTGAAATTCAGCCTACCGGGGGACCCCTATGGGATTGTAGAGATCACTGATGTCCCTAAAGGCAAACTCTCTATTGTTGAGGCCCTAAAAGCTCTTAACAATCACAAGAATGCTCCCCAAACATGGACATTGGACAAGGTTGCCCAGGAGTACTCTCTTGACTTGAGAGACACTAAAGCGCTTCTAGAGCATTTCATCCCCTTCGAGGTTAAGATCATACCTCCCAAGACAAAGGACGATGCAAAGCAGATCAAAGATACCTAG